One genomic segment of Oncorhynchus kisutch isolate 150728-3 linkage group LG15, Okis_V2, whole genome shotgun sequence includes these proteins:
- the LOC116353557 gene encoding glutamine amidotransferase-like class 1 domain-containing protein 3A, mitochondrial yields MVKCVAVILSGCGVYDGTEIHEASAVLVHLSRAGAKVQMFAPNVDQMHVVNHCEGKPTAEKRNVLEESARIARGDVSDLAKLEITAFDALVIPGGFGVAKNLSDWAVKGKEFTVQPQVEKLIKGFHAAGKPLAMCCISPVLAAKALPGCEITVGQDKVCERWPHAQTATSMKELGCKHVNKKVGEVHIDVKNKLVTSSAFMCNAPIHEVFDGVGVMVTELLKLA; encoded by the exons ATGGTGAAGTGTGTAGCCGTAATTCTGTCAGGGTGTGGAGTCTATGATGGGACTGAGATCCACGAGGCGTCAGCTGTACTGGTCCACCTCAGCAGGGCTGGAGCTAAG gTCCAGATGTTTGCCCCCAACGTGGACCAAATGCATGTAGTGAACCACTGTGAGGGGAAACCCACAGCTGAGAAACGCAACGTCCTGGAGGAGAGTGCTCGAATCGCCCGCGGCGATGTGTCTGACCTTGCCAAGCTAGAGATCACCGCCTTCGACGCCCTCGTTATCCCAG GTGGTTTTGGCGTGGCTAAAAATCtgtctgactgggctgtgaagggGAAGGAGTTCACGGTTCAACCCCAGGTAGAGAAGCTGATTAAGGGGTTCCATGCTGCAGGCAAGCCCCTGGCTATGTGCTGCATCTCCCCTGTCCTAGCTGCTAAGGCCCTGCCGGGATGTGAGATCACCGTGGGACAGGACAAGGTGTGTGAGAG ATGGCCCCATGCCCAGACGGCAACTTCCATGAAGGAGCTGGGCTGTAAACACGTGAATAAGAAAGTGGGGGAGGTCCACATCGATGTGAAGAACAAGCTGGTCACCTCCTCCGCCTTCATGTGTAACGCTCCCATACATGAGGTGTTTGACGGGGTGGGCGTCATGGTTACAGAACTGCTCAAACTGGCCTAG